A genomic stretch from uncultured Pseudodesulfovibrio sp. includes:
- a CDS encoding radical SAM protein — protein sequence MEPTIAYVNHPCFGISSRKKVGRIHLPVAPRANARIKFASTDKPSSAIMPADALNMLTRTIEAGNPVGIVGITGPGDPMAVPEYTLETLRLVREKYPDMPLCLTTIGIGCAEYAEELAKVGVMHVSILVDAVTPEVADTLYAWIRPAKHTMPLSKGVEVLLNEQARAVIALKKAGITVKINTTVYPGYNAGHVEEIAATMAALGADIMAIVPYRPEAESVDVPNEPDMELIATVCDRAARHMNLMPLWDQCGEKIVGLREPEEMGKPSDVMPKPTAKRPNVAVASSNGMEVDLHLGHASTLLIYGPREDGLACLLETRQAPDPGAGSSRWEQMGVLLEDCFALLTSNAGEKPRKNLSRLGVSVVITDGEVEGTVDMLFGGGKKKGKCRK from the coding sequence ATGGAACCGACCATCGCATACGTTAACCACCCCTGTTTTGGCATCTCATCCCGCAAGAAGGTCGGTCGGATTCACCTGCCCGTTGCTCCCCGTGCCAATGCACGCATCAAGTTCGCGAGTACGGACAAGCCTTCTTCCGCCATCATGCCGGCTGATGCCCTGAATATGCTGACCCGGACGATCGAGGCGGGCAATCCAGTGGGCATCGTCGGTATTACCGGCCCCGGTGATCCCATGGCGGTACCTGAATACACGCTGGAAACATTGCGTCTGGTCCGTGAAAAATATCCGGATATGCCGTTGTGTCTGACAACGATCGGTATCGGCTGCGCCGAGTATGCCGAGGAGTTGGCAAAAGTAGGCGTGATGCATGTGTCCATACTGGTTGATGCCGTCACACCTGAAGTGGCTGACACGCTGTATGCATGGATTCGTCCCGCAAAGCACACCATGCCGCTGTCAAAGGGCGTCGAAGTCCTTCTGAACGAGCAGGCCAGGGCTGTTATCGCGCTGAAAAAGGCCGGTATCACAGTCAAGATCAATACCACTGTCTATCCCGGTTACAACGCCGGTCACGTGGAGGAGATTGCCGCGACCATGGCTGCATTGGGTGCGGATATCATGGCCATTGTTCCGTATCGTCCCGAGGCTGAATCCGTGGACGTTCCGAATGAACCCGACATGGAATTGATTGCGACCGTCTGCGATCGTGCCGCCCGGCACATGAATCTCATGCCCTTGTGGGACCAGTGCGGCGAAAAGATCGTCGGCCTCAGAGAACCCGAAGAGATGGGAAAACCTTCCGATGTCATGCCGAAGCCGACGGCAAAGCGGCCTAATGTGGCTGTTGCCAGTTCAAACGGCATGGAAGTGGATCTGCATCTGGGACATGCCTCGACATTGCTCATTTACGGGCCTCGCGAAGATGGTCTCGCCTGTCTGCTGGAGACTCGTCAGGCTCCTGACCCCGGAGCGGGTTCCTCCCGCTGGGAACAGATGGGCGTATTGCTCGAAGACTGTTTCGCCCTGCTGACCTCCAATGCGGGAGAGAAGCCGAGAAAGAATTTAAGCCGTCTGGGCGTGTCCGTGGTCATCACCGATGGAGAAGTGGAAGGGACCGTGGACATGTTGTTCGGCGGTGGCAAGAAGAAGGGCAAGTGCCGCAAGTAG
- the nifE gene encoding nitrogenase iron-molybdenum cofactor biosynthesis protein NifE — MSTTILEERKDQIHRTGEGDTDIACNRESLAGAVSQRACVFCGSRVVLYPIADALHLVHGPIGCAVYTWDIRGALSSGPELHRLSFSTDLQELDVVFGGEKKLAAALDELIDRHSPKAAFVYSTCIVGLIGDDLEAVCRKMSEEKGIPVLPVQSEGFKGSKREGYLAACKAMFKLVGTRETTGISPVSINILGDFNLAGEIWIIREYFERMGVEVVANVTGDGRVDDICRCHGAALNLVQCSGATLDLAKMMEEKYGTPHLRVSYLGIEDMADSLYQVADFFKDKDPGIVARTEALVREELQKLMPELARYRKDLEGKKVAMYVGGSFKAFSLLKAFRHLGMKVVMVGSQTGTKEDYAELEQIADPGTIIVDDANPLELSQFIKEKDVDIFVGGVKERPIAFKLGVGFCDHNHERKEALEGFVGMLNFAREIHSSAMSPVWQFAPRRANRITVEKKEAVNE; from the coding sequence ATGAGTACTACTATATTGGAAGAAAGAAAGGACCAGATCCACAGGACAGGTGAGGGCGATACCGACATCGCCTGCAACCGGGAGTCACTGGCGGGTGCGGTCAGTCAGCGGGCCTGCGTCTTTTGCGGCTCCCGTGTGGTGCTCTACCCCATAGCCGACGCCCTGCACCTGGTGCATGGCCCCATCGGCTGCGCGGTGTATACATGGGATATCCGCGGCGCGCTCTCCAGCGGCCCGGAATTGCACCGCCTTTCATTCTCCACGGATCTGCAGGAACTGGATGTTGTCTTCGGCGGCGAGAAAAAATTGGCAGCCGCTCTGGACGAACTTATCGACCGGCACAGCCCCAAGGCGGCCTTTGTCTATTCGACGTGCATTGTCGGTCTCATCGGTGACGATTTGGAAGCGGTTTGCCGAAAAATGTCCGAGGAAAAGGGTATCCCCGTTCTGCCGGTGCAGTCCGAAGGATTCAAGGGAAGCAAACGCGAGGGATATCTTGCGGCATGCAAGGCCATGTTCAAGCTCGTCGGAACGCGTGAGACGACCGGCATATCGCCTGTTTCCATCAATATTCTCGGTGACTTCAATCTGGCCGGAGAAATCTGGATCATTCGCGAATATTTCGAGCGCATGGGCGTCGAGGTCGTGGCCAACGTGACGGGCGACGGACGTGTCGATGATATCTGCCGCTGCCATGGCGCGGCGCTCAACCTCGTGCAGTGTTCCGGCGCGACCCTCGATCTCGCCAAGATGATGGAAGAAAAATACGGCACACCACACCTTCGGGTTTCCTATCTCGGCATTGAGGACATGGCGGATTCCCTCTATCAGGTCGCTGATTTCTTCAAGGACAAAGATCCCGGCATTGTCGCGCGGACCGAAGCATTGGTGCGCGAGGAATTGCAGAAGCTGATGCCGGAGCTTGCCCGTTATCGCAAGGATCTCGAAGGCAAGAAGGTCGCCATGTACGTGGGCGGTTCCTTCAAGGCGTTCTCTCTGCTCAAGGCATTTCGTCATCTCGGCATGAAGGTCGTCATGGTCGGCTCCCAGACCGGGACCAAGGAAGACTATGCCGAACTGGAACAGATTGCCGATCCCGGCACGATCATCGTGGATGATGCCAACCCGTTGGAACTGTCTCAGTTCATCAAGGAAAAGGACGTGGATATTTTTGTGGGCGGCGTGAAAGAACGTCCCATTGCCTTCAAACTCGGCGTGGGGTTCTGCGATCATAATCACGAACGCAAAGAGGCTCTGGAGGGATTTGTCGGCATGCTCAATTTTGCCCGTGAAATTCATTCCTCGGCCATGTCCCCGGTCTGGCAGTTCGCGCCGCGTCGCGCCAACCGTATAACTGTCGAGAAAAAGGAGGCCGTCAATGAGTAA
- a CDS encoding radical SAM protein — translation MTKDTTKHPCFNKETAGSCGRVHLPVAPKCNIQCNYCNRKYDCVNESRPGVTSGILKPYQAAEYMDKVLAKEPRITVAGIAGPGDPFANPAEVLETMRLLNEKHPHLLFCLSSNGMGILPYLDDIAALGVSHVTITMSAVDPVIGAKIYAWVKDGNVVYRGEQGAKILLERQLAAIKGLKERGITVKVNSIIIPGINDEHIVEVAQVAAELGADIQNMIPIKPTADTPFAGIPEPGKETVLPLRREAGVFIEQMTHCKRCRADAVGLLGDDQSASLCGTLRACSKLKPLDVEMARPYVAVATREGMLVNQHLGEAKGFQIWGEADGAFRLVEDRQAPKSGCGPQRWTDLATTLKDCRAVLVAAVGETPQMLLEEHGVKTHVVNGFIEDGLRAVYHGGDLASLKGRRSGIGGACCTGTGTSCG, via the coding sequence ATGACGAAAGACACCACCAAGCACCCATGTTTCAATAAGGAAACCGCAGGAAGTTGCGGTCGAGTTCATCTCCCGGTCGCACCGAAATGCAATATTCAGTGTAATTACTGCAATCGCAAGTATGATTGCGTGAACGAGTCCCGGCCCGGTGTGACCAGTGGCATTCTCAAGCCGTATCAGGCCGCCGAATACATGGACAAGGTACTGGCGAAAGAACCCCGTATCACTGTGGCGGGTATCGCTGGTCCCGGTGACCCTTTTGCCAATCCCGCCGAAGTGCTTGAAACCATGCGTCTGCTCAATGAGAAACACCCGCACCTGCTGTTCTGCCTGTCCAGCAATGGTATGGGTATCTTGCCATATCTCGATGACATTGCCGCACTTGGTGTGTCTCATGTGACGATCACCATGTCTGCCGTGGACCCGGTTATCGGAGCGAAAATATACGCCTGGGTCAAGGACGGCAATGTTGTTTATCGCGGTGAACAGGGTGCCAAGATTCTGCTTGAGCGCCAGCTTGCGGCTATCAAGGGCCTCAAGGAACGGGGTATTACGGTCAAGGTCAATTCCATCATTATCCCCGGCATCAACGATGAACACATCGTCGAAGTCGCTCAAGTCGCCGCAGAACTCGGCGCGGATATCCAGAACATGATCCCGATCAAGCCTACGGCTGACACGCCTTTTGCCGGAATTCCAGAACCCGGCAAGGAGACGGTATTGCCGTTGCGTAGGGAAGCTGGTGTGTTTATCGAGCAAATGACTCATTGCAAGCGGTGCCGGGCGGATGCTGTTGGTCTGCTGGGTGATGACCAGTCCGCATCTCTGTGCGGCACGCTTCGGGCGTGTTCCAAACTCAAGCCTCTGGATGTGGAAATGGCCCGTCCTTATGTGGCTGTCGCCACCCGCGAGGGCATGCTTGTCAATCAGCACCTGGGTGAGGCCAAGGGTTTTCAGATATGGGGTGAAGCAGATGGCGCATTCCGTCTGGTCGAAGACCGTCAGGCTCCCAAATCGGGTTGCGGTCCTCAGCGTTGGACCGATCTCGCCACAACACTCAAGGATTGTCGCGCGGTCCTGGTTGCCGCTGTGGGTGAAACTCCCCAGATGCTTCTCGAAGAGCATGGCGTCAAAACCCATGTCGTGAACGGCTTTATCGAAGACGGCCTCCGGGCTGTGTACCATGGAGGTGATTTGGCATCGCTGAAGGGTCGACGAAGCGGTATCGGTGGTGCGTGCTGCACTGGCACCGGGACAAGCTGCGGGTAG
- a CDS encoding nitrogenase component 1, whose protein sequence is MSKVITKASKPNYVSTTNACKLCTPLGASMAFRGVEGAIPFLHGSQGCATYMRRYVISHFREPVDIASSALGEKQAVYGGGVNLKKGALNVMKKYEPKLIGVATTCLTETIGDDVPMILKEFFDEFSDLDLPEIVHVSTPSYNGTHTDGWHGAVRSLVEQLCTTRAADAERVNILPNMVSCEDVRHLQDICRDFGIGATILPDISETLDGPALEDYVKIPSGGTTLNEIREMSGSRATIEFGRCLPKHTGGTSLQTAFGVKNHRIGLPMGLRESDRFFETLEDITGDSMPQRYELERGRLVDAYVDGHKYVFGKRAVVYGEEDLVAGLCAFLAEIGVDVVLAGTGSRNKGLEAAIASVTNGVARMAPQVREGVDFHDIAEEAAALKPDLLIGHSKGYRYAKEWNIPIIRVGFPIHDRFGGQRILHLGYKGALNLFDMIVNAVIEKKQSDSDIGYGYI, encoded by the coding sequence ATGAGTAAGGTGATCACCAAGGCTTCCAAGCCGAATTATGTGTCCACCACCAACGCCTGCAAACTGTGCACGCCGCTCGGAGCCTCCATGGCTTTCCGGGGCGTCGAAGGGGCCATCCCGTTCCTGCATGGTTCCCAGGGCTGCGCGACCTACATGCGTCGCTACGTTATTTCGCATTTTCGTGAGCCGGTGGATATAGCTTCCTCGGCTCTGGGGGAAAAGCAGGCGGTCTATGGCGGCGGTGTGAACCTCAAGAAAGGTGCACTCAATGTCATGAAGAAATACGAACCCAAGCTCATCGGTGTGGCGACCACCTGTCTGACCGAGACTATCGGTGACGATGTTCCCATGATCCTGAAGGAGTTCTTTGACGAATTCAGCGACCTTGATCTGCCGGAAATCGTGCATGTTTCCACCCCCAGTTACAACGGTACCCACACCGACGGCTGGCACGGTGCGGTCCGTTCTCTTGTGGAACAGTTGTGTACAACCAGGGCTGCAGACGCCGAGCGGGTGAACATTCTGCCCAACATGGTGTCCTGCGAAGACGTTCGGCATTTGCAGGATATCTGTCGCGATTTTGGTATCGGAGCAACGATCTTGCCCGATATTTCAGAAACGCTCGATGGCCCGGCTCTGGAGGATTATGTGAAGATTCCTTCGGGCGGCACGACATTGAACGAGATCAGGGAAATGTCCGGTTCCAGGGCGACCATCGAGTTTGGCCGCTGTTTGCCAAAGCATACAGGAGGCACGAGTCTGCAAACTGCTTTTGGTGTGAAAAATCATCGTATCGGTCTGCCCATGGGCTTGCGCGAATCGGATCGTTTCTTTGAAACCCTCGAAGATATTACCGGCGACTCTATGCCGCAGCGGTATGAATTGGAACGCGGTCGACTGGTGGACGCTTATGTGGACGGGCATAAATACGTGTTCGGCAAACGGGCAGTTGTCTACGGCGAAGAAGATCTTGTCGCCGGACTTTGTGCTTTTTTGGCCGAGATAGGTGTGGATGTCGTGCTCGCAGGTACGGGGTCACGCAACAAGGGACTCGAAGCCGCCATCGCTTCGGTCACGAACGGTGTGGCCCGTATGGCTCCTCAGGTGCGGGAGGGAGTGGATTTTCATGATATCGCCGAAGAAGCAGCGGCCCTGAAACCCGACCTGCTTATCGGGCATTCCAAAGGGTATCGTTACGCCAAGGAATGGAACATCCCAATTATCCGTGTCGGTTTCCCCATTCATGACCGATTCGGAGGCCAGCGCATCCTGCATCTTGGCTACAAAGGTGCGCTCAACTTGTTTGACATGATCGTCAACGCGGTCATCGAGAAGAAACAGTCTGATAGCGATATCGGTTACGGCTACATATAA
- a CDS encoding GNAT family N-acetyltransferase, producing MPEAVSVCPAGHEDLESLVVLLETLFSIEEDFVVDQAKQRRGLELMLNNGRGCILAAKAADGTVVGMCSGQLTVSTAEGGPAVLIEDVIVQQDWQGQGIGTKLMDGITAWARENEVTRLQLLADRQNLPALDFYKHLGWQPTQLVCLRNRL from the coding sequence ATGCCTGAAGCCGTATCCGTTTGTCCCGCAGGACATGAAGACCTTGAGAGTCTGGTTGTATTGCTCGAAACACTGTTTTCCATCGAGGAGGATTTTGTCGTCGATCAGGCAAAGCAGCGGCGCGGACTGGAACTGATGCTGAACAATGGTCGGGGATGCATCCTTGCCGCGAAAGCTGCTGACGGGACTGTCGTCGGCATGTGTTCGGGACAGTTGACGGTTTCCACGGCTGAAGGCGGCCCTGCCGTTTTGATTGAGGACGTCATTGTCCAGCAGGACTGGCAGGGCCAGGGCATCGGGACAAAGCTCATGGACGGGATCACCGCATGGGCCAGGGAAAATGAAGTGACCCGGCTTCAACTGCTTGCGGACAGGCAGAACCTCCCGGCCCTTGACTTCTACAAACATCTTGGATGGCAGCCAACGCAACTGGTCTGTCTGAGAAACCGACTGTAA
- a CDS encoding (2Fe-2S) ferredoxin domain-containing protein has product MAIPGRMIICCQSFRAKGDPKGICHKQTDGFLQYIEEEIIDRGIDALVVATSCLKQCESGPIMVVQPENWWFKGVDSEAAIDEILDALEDGEACADYLAA; this is encoded by the coding sequence ATGGCTATCCCCGGAAGAATGATCATCTGTTGTCAGAGTTTTCGCGCCAAGGGCGATCCCAAAGGCATCTGTCACAAGCAGACCGACGGTTTCCTGCAATATATCGAAGAAGAAATTATCGACCGCGGTATCGACGCGCTGGTTGTCGCCACCAGTTGTCTCAAACAGTGCGAATCCGGCCCGATCATGGTTGTCCAGCCTGAGAACTGGTGGTTCAAGGGTGTCGATTCCGAAGCCGCCATTGATGAAATTCTTGATGCCCTTGAAGACGGCGAAGCCTGTGCGGACTATTTAGCCGCATAA